The region ATGATCTGAAAGGATAAAAAGCGAATACAAAGGAGAAGATACTCATGGAAAGCCAAATGGAAGTGAATGAAGAAAGACTAAAATATCTTGAAAAAATAAATCAAGAACTACCGGACTTGATGATTCACGAATCTGCCAAATGGGATGAGGTGTATAAGGACGGGGCGCTCAGTACTAAGGTCAAACGGCTAATGGCGTTAGGAATAGCACTCAGGGCACGATGCGTTCATTGTATTGTCGCCCAAACCATGAGGGCCTTAGACGTTGGAGCCACTAAGGAAGAGATATTGGAAACGATTTCCGTTAATATGGCAATGAGCGGCACTACCGGAATAGCTGAATCTCTGAGGGTTTTGAAGTTACTGGATGAATTAGGAAAGCTCTAATTAAGCCGGTGACTTGGATAAAGGGTAAAAGGCAAAAAAGAATCGCTGCACCTGTCAGGTCAGATATCAGCTATGGTCAAACCGCTTTGACAGAAAGCTGCAATTTGAAAATTTGTTCATTTAATAAAGCCAGTGGTTGACCTGGTTGTCCCTGACTTCAGCGGTAGCTTTCTACAATGAATAGTTGCCGATTGGTAATTTGCCAAATTGTAAGTGGATGATTGCATCATGGCTTCAAAAACCGTTTTCACCCGGAAACTGCATACTCCTCACCAGAGCGAAAGCTTTACCAAATATTTGCCTCTCAATCGTGAACAGGTCAGGGAAATAAGAAGTGCGGTAAAAGAAATCTTTGATGCATTTGGCGGGAAAGACCTTATCAAGTCAAGCGGGAATGTGTATATCAAGCCCAATGGGATTGATGCCAAGCCATACTGTTATACACGACCGGAATTGATAAGGGCGGTGATCGAGTACTGGTATGACGCAGGGGCCGGGAAGGTATATCTCCTGGAAAATTCAACCCAGGCCAATTATACCCGCATTGTATTTAAAAGCAACGGATACAAAAAAGTCTGCACCGATACCGCTGCCATTCCCATTTATCTGGATGAGGAGCAGACCATCACCTATCCATTCACCGGTAAAAAATCAATGGCTGACGGCGATGCAGATGGATATGACCTGACCACTTTTGAAATGCCGGTAACGGTGGTTAAAAAATTAATCGAAAAAAGTGATGAAAACCTCTATATCAACCTACCCAAACTAAAAACCCATTCTATGACAGGGGTGACCCTGGGAATAAAAAACCAGTGGGGTTTTCCCGCCCACCAAAGCAGAGGGCTCGACCATAACTACCATCTGCATGGTAAATTGATTGACATGCTTTCTTATATCAAACCGGATGTGACGCTCATCGAAGGTGTTGAGGGGAGTATTTATGGCCATTATCCGGCTCTTAATCTGGCTGATGAATGTATCAAACCGTTTGGCTTACTTATCGGCAGTAAAAATGTGGTTGCCGCAGATCTGGTTGGAGCTAAACTATTCGGTCTTGAGAAGGAGGACGTTCCGCACTTGCAGATGGCCATCGATCGAGGGTTTGGTGGAGATATCCGCACCCTTCAGGATATCGATATGGCAGGCGACATCACCCACCTTGATTCGGTCGATTTGATTGGTGATATGCCCGAAGCAGGATCATACCCGACAGATCTATTTGATTCCTTTCCGGGTGATGTGACTATTATTCAGGGAAAGGAGCTGGCCTGCAAGGAGGGGTGTGTGAACAATCCATTAACATTATTACAGGTGCTGTACAACGATTATAATGGCAGGGGCGGCTGGACGCTTTTGATGGGTAAGGGATTCGATAAAGAGGAAATTCTTAAGCTGGAAGGGAAGGTACTCATTGCGGGACACTGTGCGATTGAAGAGGTGTCTTCGATTTTGATTAAAAAATTAACAAGAAAGAATGTCTATCTCAGTGGAGAGTGCAATGACCTTTGTTCCACAGCAGAGGCAATGTTTCACCTGATGAAGGTGAACCCGATAGATCTTATTCCCCTGAGTTCTATAGCGGCATTGGTTGCCTTAATAACGGCCAAATTAAAAGGATCTCACTCAAGGGTTCCCAGTCCTTGGTCGCATATACTGAAAGGGGTATAGACAACTGGTGAAGAGCAATAAACGTATTGCCGATCTTGATGGGAGTTGCCGTGATTAACGGCATGAATTGATTCGGTTTGATATTGGGCATCATTGTTGACAGAAGAAATTCGATGATTAATCTGACTTAAGCAGCCCCCCGAAAAAAGAAAGGGCGCAAAATGATAACCAAACAGGAGTATCTCGAAAGAGTCAAAAGATTACAAAACCGGGTAAAGGGGAAAGACCTGGGCGCCTTTTTGGTGACCGCTCAAGACAGCATATACTATCTTACAGGGGTGACCTACGTTCCTTTGGAGCGCCCATTTTTTATGATCGTGTATCCTGATGATGACTCAATATTGCTGTCCCCGGCCTTGGATCAGGAACATTTGAGAACAGCAACAGATGTAGAAACTGTCCGCCGGTATTGGGATTACCCTTCCCCTTCAGGCCAAGGATGGCCGGAAAGGCTGCATGATCTTCTCGCCGGAGTCAACCGACTTGGGGTGGAGCCCAGCCTTCCCCAGGAAATTGCCATGCAGCTTGGTCCTTACAACCCGGTGGTGTACCCCTTGGTTGAAACCATGCGATTGGTGAAATCTCCGGATGAAGTGAAGATGCTCCGCCAGGCTGCTCATTTTGCCAAAAAAGGAATGGAAGCCATCATCAAGGCATCATATAAAGGTGTTTCTGAAATCGAGATTTTTTCTCTGGGGCGATCGGTCCAGATGGCGATCATTAAAACCACCGAATTTGATCCGTTGAATACCAGCGTGCTCACTGCCGCCTGGCCGGCCAGGTTGGGACTGCAGCCCCACGGGGTTCCGCTGATTGGCGATCGCCTGCATGAAGGCCCTCATATTGCCTTAAGTTTTATGCGCGTGAATGGATACGGGGCTGAATGTGAAAGAACTTATTTTGTGGCTCGGCCCACCAATGAAATGAAGAAAATGTTTAAAACCATGCAGGAAGCCAGGCAGCGTGGTTTCCAGCTGATAAAACCCGGTGTATCTTGTGCCGAAATTGATCGGGCGGCCAATGGGTTTCTGCGTCAGGAAGGTCTGGGTGATTATTTGCTGCACCGCACCGGCCATGGATTTGGACTGGGAAATCATGAAGGGCCATGGGTGGCAGAAGGCAGCGAGGATATTTTAACGGAAAATATGCTCATCAGCATGGAACCCGGCATTTATGTACCGGATTTGGGCGCTTTTCGCCATTCAGATACTTTGCTGGTTACTGAAGACGGATATGAAAATTTAACTCCTTATCCTGATGATTTAGATTCATTGACAATACGAAAATCAAAGCTCTTTAACCGGCTTCGTGGATCTCTGGTTCGGCGAGCAGTGGGTGTCACCTAGTCCGTGTGAAAAAACGCATGCCCAGTTGGCATGAAAATTTATGATAACTACTATAGAATCAATATTGAGATACCTATGGGTCTGATAAAAATATTAATCTATCTTGCAATTCTGGTCGGTTTTATCGTATTTTTTGCTGTGTTAATAAATTTTGCGGTACGGTTTTTTTAAATAAAGAAAAATGCGGAACAGCTTGAAGGATTAGCAGATCAGAAGCAGGAAACAGGAGATATTGAAATGAAGAATAAAAAAATTGGTTGGATTGGCACCGGGATTATGGGCAAACCCATGGCCATGCATTTGTTAAATGCCGGGTATACGGTCAATGTGAACAACCGCACCAAAACCAAGGCACAAGAGTTAATCGACCAGGGCGCTACGTGGTATGATACCCCTGCGGAATTGACGAAAAATTCCGATATGGTGGTGACCATAATAGGATACCCTAAAGATGTGGAACAGGTTTATTTCGGAGCGGGTGGTATTTTCCAGGGAATGAAACCAAATACCATCTTGATTGATATGACCACCACCAAACCCAGTTTGGCAGTAAACATATATGAACAGGCAACAAGGGCAGGGGCTGATTTTATTGATGCGCCTGTGTCCGGAGGCGAAATCGGAGCCATAAACGGGACCTTGTCAATTATGATCGGCGGAGACAAAAAAACAGTCGATATGATCATGCCTGTTTTTGAGACGTTTGGTAAAAACATGGTTTATCAAGGTGCAGCAGGTTCGGGACAGCATACCAAAATGTGTAATCAGATTACCATTGCCGGGACGATGATCGGGATTTGTGAAAGCTTGATTTATGGATATAAAGCAGGGTTGGACTTAACCACCATGTTAGGTTCTATAAGTAAGGGTGCTGCCGGATGCTGGGGCCTGGATGTTTTAGCGCCTAAAATTGTAGCGAGCGATTACGCTCCCGGTTTTATGGTGGATCATTTTGTTAAAGACTTAGGTATTGCGCTTGAAGAAGCGGAAGCGATGGATTTATCGCTTCCCGGACTGGCTCTGGTCAGACAACTTTACCTTTCGCTAAAGGCTCAAGGCAAAGGCACATATGGTACCCAGGCGCTGTATCTGGTTTTGGAAAGACTTTCATCTATAGATAAATAGCTTGCTGGATGTGATCATGTCAGGATCACCCCGCAACTAGTTGGAACAAAACAAAAAGATCGTACGGCTGATTGGCAACACTGGTGAACAGCAGCACAGGAGGCAGGATGATCGATTTTCTTCAGCAGTACAGCCCCGTCACCCAAGCGCTTATGGCCACGCTCTTTACCTGGGGCGTGACTGCGGCCGGAGCGGCGCTTGTTTTTTTCGTAAAAACGATAAGACCCAAAATCATGGATTCCATGCTCGGTTTCGCTGCCGGTGTTATGATTGCGGCAAGTTTCTGGTCATTGCTCGCACCGGGCATAGAAATGGCCCAACAGATGGGTCAAATTCCCTGGTTGTCCGCCGTTATCGGATTCATGGGCGGTGGGATATTCATGAGACTGACGGATCGATTGCTGCCACATCTTCATTTGGGTCTGGATATAGAGCACAGTGAGGGGATAAAGACCTCCTGGCAGCGAAGCACGCTGCTGGTTCTGGCGATCACACTACATAATATCCCCGAGGGTCTTGCAGTCGGCGTTGCTTTTGGAGCTGTATCCGCCCATCTTTCTTCTGCCACCATAGGCGGCGCTCTTGCGCTGGCAATCGGAATCGGCCTGCAGAATTTTCCGGAAGGAGCTGCGGTATCGTTACCGTTAAGGAGAGAAGGAATGGGCCGGACGAAGAGCTTTGTGATGGGGCAGGCATCCGGTGTGGTTGAACCCATCGCCGGGGTGCTCGGTGCCGCATTTGTAATGTATATGCAGCATATTTTGCCCTATGCACTTTGCTTTGCCGCCGGGGCAATGATTTTTGTGGTAGTGGAAGAGTTGATCCCGGAATCTCAGCGGAAAGAGGCAAACATTGATATGGTAACCATGGCGACCATGACGGGTTTTGCGGTGATGATGATTCTGGATGTGGCGCTGGGCTGATGGATGTGAGGCTGAAGAACTGTTGAAATGAGAGGAAATAGATCGCCAATTGCTCAAACGTTGGTTTGACTCCTTACTTTTTAGATAACGGTAAACATTTTATGATAGGAAGATTATGCGTGAAGAGATTTCCAGTCAGCGAAAAGCCTTTCTGGCCAATGACTACAGTCGGGGATTCATCGAATACTGTCAGTTCAGGGCGGAAACCATAAAGAGAGGTTATTTTCAGTCCAGAGTCAGGATTAAAGAGCATCACCGGCAGCAGGACGGTTTTATTCATGCAGGTGTGATGGCCACAATGGCCGATCACACGGCCGGGTACTCTGCATTTACCCTGGTGGAAGATAATTTTCAAATCCTGACGATTGAGTTTAAAATAAACTTTCTAAGACCGGCCTTTGGAGACGCCCTGGTCTGTCGTTCCAGGGTAATAAGAGAGGGGCGCCAGATCAAAATAGCGGAATCAGAGGTATTTGATATCAGGGGTGAAGAGGAGACGCTGGCCGCCAAAGCGATGGTCACCCTCATGGCGGTGAACCAAGATAAGCTTGTCCAAAAGAGATGACAAAATCTATCCTGCAACCATTTTGCAACGGTTCCGATCCATGTTGGGATTGTCAAGGCAGACCGATAACCAAAAACGGTTCATCAATGGAGAATTAATATGCGTTTAGCCACCATCGGGTATGAGGGGGAAGAGCATCTCGCCATTTGCCAACAATCTGGATTCTTTCGCATCAAAGATGTGAATAAAGTGTTTCAAAGTCAATGGCCGGATTCCATGGAAGTACTGATTAAAACAGAGCAACTCCTTAAATTAAACGACTGGTATGGGCAGGAGGGCAGGCGCGAAACAGCTAAAATGCAACATCTTTTTATAGACGACAAAGAATGCTCCTATGAGCCTCTTTACCGGCACCCTTCCAAAATATGGGGCATCGGGCTGAACTACAGCGCGCATGCAAAAGACCTTTCCGAAAAGCCCCCCACCTCTGCTCCGGCCAGCTTCATGAAACCCGATACCACCATTATCGGATACGGAAATGAGATAAACATACCACGGCTTTCTAAAAGAACAACGGCCGAAGCCGAACTGGGCATCATTATCGGCAAACACTGCAAAGATGTTCCCCGGAACCAATGGCATGAGGTAATCGCCGGATTCACCACCATCCTGGACATGACGGCAGAGGATATTCTGGTACAGAATCCAAGATTTTTAACCATGAGTAAAAGTTTTGACACCTTTTTCTCGTTGGGCCCGCAGCTGTTGACACCGGATGAGGTCGACGATGTTTCCGGTCTGAAAGTATCCACGGTGATTAACCAAACGGTGCATGCTGAAAATACGGTGGACCACATGACGTTTACGCCCGACGTGCTCGTGTCCTATCATTCCAGGGTGATGACGCTTTTGCCGGGGGATATCATATCCACAGGCACGCCGGGAGCCGTTCATATCCGCCATGGGGATATCGTCCAATGCCGGATTTCAGGCTTTGAAACTCTGGAAAATCCGGTGATCGATTTAAAACAATAAAAGAAGGGAAAATGGGGTCCGGAATTTTGGAAAAGTAAATTATTAATGGATGACCGATCAAAGGGGAGAGACATAAATGGCCGTGGTCGAGGCGATCTGTATCAGCCACAAAAAGGGAACAGCCAAGAGACCGGTTGAAAAAGCTGTCTTTCAAGCGGATTTCGGCATCAACGGTGATGCCCACGCCGGGAAATGGCACCGGCAGGTATCTCTATTGGCCGGCGAAAGCATCGATACTGTTAAACTTCAGCTGCCCACCTTAAACGACGGTGCTTTTGCGGAAAACATAGCTACCCGGGGGCTGGACCTGTCTTCCGTCGCGGTTGGCGATGTTCTGCAGATCGGCTCCGGGGTCATTCTCCAGATCACCCAAATCGGCAAAAAATGCCATAATGATGGCTGTGCCATCAAAAAGGCCACCGGTGACTGCATCATGCCCAAAGAGGGGTTGTTTGCCAGGGTAATTCAGGGAGGAGAAGTCCGGACCGGTGACCGGATCGGTATCAAAAAACAGGCGTCAGGATCGGATATCCGTTAATGGGTTGAACTGTTTTAATCAATATTGCGGTACGGTTCTTTTAATAGAGAAAAAAAGAAATGTTGCTCTTAATAAATCATTTATCAAAAGAGGGGGCTTGTGATGAATGTGCTATTCATTATTTCTACAGACGATGCAGAAACAGCTTATAATGCGATGAGATTGGCCAATGTAGCCGTCGAAAAAGGAGATGACACAAGTGTGTTTATGCTTGGGAGGGGAGTTCTTTTTGAACAGGGCAGCACTGAACAGTTCAATGTAATGGAGCAGATAAACCAATTTGAAGGTGATTTTTACGTCTGAGGGGTGTGCATGAAATCCCACGGTCTGGAGGGATCAAGCACTTGCCCCATTGGCTGGATGGATGATCTCTATGAACTGTCTATGGAAGCGGATAAGGTTTTCACATTTTGAAATAGGCGGTATTTGGCATAAAAAGGCTTCCGTGCGGATGGCTAAAAGCCGGCGCTGTAATGGAATGCTTTTATATAACCCCAAAAAGACAATATCGATTTATGGTAGTATATTTTGATGATAAACATCCAAAGGTAAGACCCGTATGACAAAGCTAAGAGACCAGCTGATCCGAATTCAAAAAAAGAATTATCGCCGAAACGTCAATTTGGTTCGTGAAAGTTCAGGGTATAACCCTGGAATTAAAATTTATGAAAAAGAGTATCTCCGCCATTTAAAATCGTATGAGGAGGTTTCCCATAAAACAGAACTGATTCAAAAGGTGATGGCGGCGGATTTGGTCTATCATGGCGACTATCACACGCTAAAACAATCTCAACATTCCGTACTTCGTATACTCAGAGAAATTAAGGACAAAAGGGATATTATTCTATGCCTGGAAATGTTTCACGGACGGGACCAAAAATATATCGATCGGTTTATGGCCGGTGAATTATCGGAAAAGATGTTTCTGGAAAGAATCGATTATGCCAGAAAATGGCCCTTTCACTGGGATAACTGGCGTCCCATTATTTCCTTTTGCCAGGACAATCAAATCCCCATTTTGGGTATTAATACCGAAATGGATGATGCCAAGGGGATTAAAAGATTAAGGAAACGCGATCAATATTCAGCCCGGATTATCGCCAAAGCCTTGATTAAGAATCCCGGCAAATTGATTTACGTGGTGGATGGTGATTATCATATTTCCCCCGATCATCTTCCCCAAAATGTGGAAAACTTGCTAAAACTGCTGGACGAGTCTGCAAAAACCATTTTTATTTTCCAGAACGCGGACAACCTTTACTGGAAGCTATGCAGCAAAAACCTGGAAGAATCGGATGTTCTCAAAATCAATGACAACAAATACTGTGTGATGAATACCATGCCGGCCAATAAGATCCAGTCCTATTTAAACTGGCTTGAGTATTCCAAAGACGCCTATTTCCCAGTGCACCAGGATTGGGAGGATGATGCTTTTGAGGACAGAGGCCAAATGGTGCATGAAATGGTGTCCACCCTCGCTAAAATCCTTAAACTGGATTTCCCTGAGGATGCCCTGGAGAAATTGACCATTTATTATCCGAACAATCTGGATTTTATGGAGTTTGTTCATGGCACTCCCCAGTTCAAGGGCCAGCTTAGACTCATCCGAAGTAAGATAAAAAAAGAAGAGGGATTTTTACTGGAATATGAGGTTTCAGGTGAAGCTGCGTATGTTATCTACCTGGCAAACTCTAACATTAACATGGCTGCCGAGGAAGCCGCTCATTTTTTAAATATCGTGCTCAGGGGACCTTTGAAAAAACCGGTCAGCGCTCTTGATCGCTTTTACCGGAGTGCAATCACCGAATGTCTGGGATTTTTCGGCAGCAAGTTTATCAATGAAAAAAGAAAGTCGCATTCAGAGAATTCCATCAGAATGTTGTTAGGTCAGGCAAAGCGTGGTGAACTTAAACATACCGACCAGGATATCCTGCAGGTGGCCCGGTACATTTTACAGCATTTTTATCTTCAGAGAAAAACGTCTTCTTCTGCGGAATTCATCAATAAATTTTTTCTCCAGTATAACAGTCAGTCTGCGGTTAATCGAATGCTCAGCACCCAGCTGGGTTATATCCTGGGTAACAAGCTCTACTATGCGCTGAAAAGGGGAAAATTTTCCTTGAAAAGAATCCAGGGATATTTTTGCAACCCCTTTGATCAGCCGCTGGAAGCCTTTAACAGCTATCTTGAAATAAGCAATCGGGTTAAAAAGGTAAAACATGTGAGTCGATTATAAGAGAAAGATCATTTCTAAAAGAGGTGGTGGGATCATAAGGATTCAAGGGTTCAAGGAGTCAGGGGCTCGAGTGAAAATCACCGAAAACAAATACATATAGAAAAATTCATGGCTCTTGTAACCATATTTTTATATAGATATACTTTGAAAATATTAGGAGTAAGGGCAGAGAAAACGTAAGTGTTTATGCCATCTGTATCAAACCATTTTCATTCACTTGAACCCTTGACCCCTTGGATCCTCGAATCCTTTACATCAGCTAATTTGGAAGAGAACCGAAAAGAATAGAAATAACAAAGAAAAAGAGTTGGTTTACTAACGGGAAAATGGAAAATTATCATAAATGACCTGTATCGTACAGAAATACGGCGGCAGCAGTGTTGCCGATGTGGATAAACTGCGTAAAATCGCCGGTCTGATCGCCGAAGTGAAACGTCAACAAATCGATGTCGCCGTGGTGGTTTCGGCCATGGGGAAAACCACCGACAATCTTTTGTCCATGGCTCGCAACCTTTCCCCTAGGCCCCCAAGACGTGAAATGGATATGCTCCTTTCCACCGGAGAGCGAATAACCATGTCACTGCTATGTATGGCTCTGCATGAGCTAGGTATTGATGCAGTTTCACTGACAGGTTCCCAGGCTGGAATTATCACCAACGATCGGCACAACGACGCACAGGTGATCGAAGTCCGCCCTTTCCGTGTACAAGATGAAATGGCCAAAGGAAAACTGGTGATCATCGGCGGATTCCAGGGGGTGAGCTATAAGCGGGATATTACCACCCTGGGTCGCGGTGGGTCGGATACCACCGCGGTCGCTCTGGCGGCAGCGTTGGATGCCGAGCGCTGCGAAATTTACTCGGATGTGGATGGTGTGTATTCGGCCGATCCGTCAGTGGTGGCCGACGCCCGCCATTTGCCGGAGGTTTCTTACCCGGAGATGCAGGAGATGAGCACAGCCGGTGCCAAGGTCCTCAACGCCCGTGCTGTACAATTCGCTAAGGAAAAAAATATTGCCATCTATGCGCGCAGTTCCTTCCAACCCGGCAAAGAGACCATCATCCGCAGGCTTTCACCCGGTGCGATCATCGGGGTACAGGCGGTGGTCAGCGAAAAGCGCGTTGAGCGCATTCGGCTAAGCGGAAGTCATGTTCTGCATCGTTTTAGCCGGGTGTTGTCCTATCTGGAATCCGAGCAGGTGCCGGTAAAAGAGGTGAATGTCACCCGGATCGCCGATGACGGGGATCAATCAAAAGCTTCCTTTGTTGTGTCTGCCGGTCATATTTACGGATGGGAACAAATTAAGGACGTTATGAAAGGAAAAGCCGGTTTCGATATGATCATCGATGGCGATCTGGCAACGGTGTCCCTGATTGGCGAAGGGCTGAATCGCAACAACCGGACATTGCTGGAAACCATCGACCTTTTGAAGAGTCATGATATCTCCGTGTCCGGGGTGACCACCACTTCATTCAGGATTTCGCTGCTGGTACCCCGAAACCAAATAGATGAAAGTGTTCAACTTTGCCATGCCCGCTGGGTGTTAAACGGCCTTGGGTAGGTATCGGGCAGACAAACAAATGCCCGGAGACCACCTATTTTAAAACCGCCTCAATTCACTTTTTTTTTTACTTTATTCCAGACTTTTATTTTGTCGTTTTTTGATAGTCCGTTAACGATTTCAATATGAATACCATCTGAAAGCCCGACCTCAATATATCTTTTGGTAAATTCCTGGGGTTGGCTTTCGACTTCCACGTATAGCCGGTCTCCTTCAAATTGCAACAGGCTTTCATTGATGGCCAGCAC is a window of Thermodesulfobacteriota bacterium DNA encoding:
- a CDS encoding carboxymuconolactone decarboxylase family protein, translated to MESQMEVNEERLKYLEKINQELPDLMIHESAKWDEVYKDGALSTKVKRLMALGIALRARCVHCIVAQTMRALDVGATKEEILETISVNMAMSGTTGIAESLRVLKLLDELGKL
- a CDS encoding DUF362 domain-containing protein, giving the protein MASKTVFTRKLHTPHQSESFTKYLPLNREQVREIRSAVKEIFDAFGGKDLIKSSGNVYIKPNGIDAKPYCYTRPELIRAVIEYWYDAGAGKVYLLENSTQANYTRIVFKSNGYKKVCTDTAAIPIYLDEEQTITYPFTGKKSMADGDADGYDLTTFEMPVTVVKKLIEKSDENLYINLPKLKTHSMTGVTLGIKNQWGFPAHQSRGLDHNYHLHGKLIDMLSYIKPDVTLIEGVEGSIYGHYPALNLADECIKPFGLLIGSKNVVAADLVGAKLFGLEKEDVPHLQMAIDRGFGGDIRTLQDIDMAGDITHLDSVDLIGDMPEAGSYPTDLFDSFPGDVTIIQGKELACKEGCVNNPLTLLQVLYNDYNGRGGWTLLMGKGFDKEEILKLEGKVLIAGHCAIEEVSSILIKKLTRKNVYLSGECNDLCSTAEAMFHLMKVNPIDLIPLSSIAALVALITAKLKGSHSRVPSPWSHILKGV
- a CDS encoding Xaa-Pro peptidase family protein is translated as MITKQEYLERVKRLQNRVKGKDLGAFLVTAQDSIYYLTGVTYVPLERPFFMIVYPDDDSILLSPALDQEHLRTATDVETVRRYWDYPSPSGQGWPERLHDLLAGVNRLGVEPSLPQEIAMQLGPYNPVVYPLVETMRLVKSPDEVKMLRQAAHFAKKGMEAIIKASYKGVSEIEIFSLGRSVQMAIIKTTEFDPLNTSVLTAAWPARLGLQPHGVPLIGDRLHEGPHIALSFMRVNGYGAECERTYFVARPTNEMKKMFKTMQEARQRGFQLIKPGVSCAEIDRAANGFLRQEGLGDYLLHRTGHGFGLGNHEGPWVAEGSEDILTENMLISMEPGIYVPDLGAFRHSDTLLVTEDGYENLTPYPDDLDSLTIRKSKLFNRLRGSLVRRAVGVT
- a CDS encoding NAD(P)-dependent oxidoreductase, which translates into the protein MKKNAEQLEGLADQKQETGDIEMKNKKIGWIGTGIMGKPMAMHLLNAGYTVNVNNRTKTKAQELIDQGATWYDTPAELTKNSDMVVTIIGYPKDVEQVYFGAGGIFQGMKPNTILIDMTTTKPSLAVNIYEQATRAGADFIDAPVSGGEIGAINGTLSIMIGGDKKTVDMIMPVFETFGKNMVYQGAAGSGQHTKMCNQITIAGTMIGICESLIYGYKAGLDLTTMLGSISKGAAGCWGLDVLAPKIVASDYAPGFMVDHFVKDLGIALEEAEAMDLSLPGLALVRQLYLSLKAQGKGTYGTQALYLVLERLSSIDK
- a CDS encoding ZIP family metal transporter, coding for MIDFLQQYSPVTQALMATLFTWGVTAAGAALVFFVKTIRPKIMDSMLGFAAGVMIAASFWSLLAPGIEMAQQMGQIPWLSAVIGFMGGGIFMRLTDRLLPHLHLGLDIEHSEGIKTSWQRSTLLVLAITLHNIPEGLAVGVAFGAVSAHLSSATIGGALALAIGIGLQNFPEGAAVSLPLRREGMGRTKSFVMGQASGVVEPIAGVLGAAFVMYMQHILPYALCFAAGAMIFVVVEELIPESQRKEANIDMVTMATMTGFAVMMILDVALG
- a CDS encoding PaaI family thioesterase; amino-acid sequence: MREEISSQRKAFLANDYSRGFIEYCQFRAETIKRGYFQSRVRIKEHHRQQDGFIHAGVMATMADHTAGYSAFTLVEDNFQILTIEFKINFLRPAFGDALVCRSRVIREGRQIKIAESEVFDIRGEEETLAAKAMVTLMAVNQDKLVQKR
- a CDS encoding fumarylacetoacetate hydrolase family protein is translated as MRLATIGYEGEEHLAICQQSGFFRIKDVNKVFQSQWPDSMEVLIKTEQLLKLNDWYGQEGRRETAKMQHLFIDDKECSYEPLYRHPSKIWGIGLNYSAHAKDLSEKPPTSAPASFMKPDTTIIGYGNEINIPRLSKRTTAEAELGIIIGKHCKDVPRNQWHEVIAGFTTILDMTAEDILVQNPRFLTMSKSFDTFFSLGPQLLTPDEVDDVSGLKVSTVINQTVHAENTVDHMTFTPDVLVSYHSRVMTLLPGDIISTGTPGAVHIRHGDIVQCRISGFETLENPVIDLKQ
- a CDS encoding MOSC domain-containing protein, coding for MAVVEAICISHKKGTAKRPVEKAVFQADFGINGDAHAGKWHRQVSLLAGESIDTVKLQLPTLNDGAFAENIATRGLDLSSVAVGDVLQIGSGVILQITQIGKKCHNDGCAIKKATGDCIMPKEGLFARVIQGGEVRTGDRIGIKKQASGSDIR
- a CDS encoding DsrE family protein produces the protein MNVLFIISTDDAETAYNAMRLANVAVEKGDDTSVFMLGRGVLFEQGSTEQFNVMEQINQFEGDFYVUGVCMKSHGLEGSSTCPIGWMDDLYELSMEADKVFTF
- a CDS encoding ChaN family lipoprotein: MTKLRDQLIRIQKKNYRRNVNLVRESSGYNPGIKIYEKEYLRHLKSYEEVSHKTELIQKVMAADLVYHGDYHTLKQSQHSVLRILREIKDKRDIILCLEMFHGRDQKYIDRFMAGELSEKMFLERIDYARKWPFHWDNWRPIISFCQDNQIPILGINTEMDDAKGIKRLRKRDQYSARIIAKALIKNPGKLIYVVDGDYHISPDHLPQNVENLLKLLDESAKTIFIFQNADNLYWKLCSKNLEESDVLKINDNKYCVMNTMPANKIQSYLNWLEYSKDAYFPVHQDWEDDAFEDRGQMVHEMVSTLAKILKLDFPEDALEKLTIYYPNNLDFMEFVHGTPQFKGQLRLIRSKIKKEEGFLLEYEVSGEAAYVIYLANSNINMAAEEAAHFLNIVLRGPLKKPVSALDRFYRSAITECLGFFGSKFINEKRKSHSENSIRMLLGQAKRGELKHTDQDILQVARYILQHFYLQRKTSSSAEFINKFFLQYNSQSAVNRMLSTQLGYILGNKLYYALKRGKFSLKRIQGYFCNPFDQPLEAFNSYLEISNRVKKVKHVSRL
- a CDS encoding aspartate kinase; translated protein: MTCIVQKYGGSSVADVDKLRKIAGLIAEVKRQQIDVAVVVSAMGKTTDNLLSMARNLSPRPPRREMDMLLSTGERITMSLLCMALHELGIDAVSLTGSQAGIITNDRHNDAQVIEVRPFRVQDEMAKGKLVIIGGFQGVSYKRDITTLGRGGSDTTAVALAAALDAERCEIYSDVDGVYSADPSVVADARHLPEVSYPEMQEMSTAGAKVLNARAVQFAKEKNIAIYARSSFQPGKETIIRRLSPGAIIGVQAVVSEKRVERIRLSGSHVLHRFSRVLSYLESEQVPVKEVNVTRIADDGDQSKASFVVSAGHIYGWEQIKDVMKGKAGFDMIIDGDLATVSLIGEGLNRNNRTLLETIDLLKSHDISVSGVTTTSFRISLLVPRNQIDESVQLCHARWVLNGLG